TTTGGAGGGATCGAAGTTGGGTGGCTTGACGAGGAAGCCCTGGACCTTGGTGCCGTTCGCGCCCGCGAACCAGAAGGATTCGAGTGGGGCAAGCGAAATCTGGGATTCGACGTCCTGATTTAAGTGAGTCAACAATTTCGGCTCGAACGATGGCTGTGTCACGTCCCGACTCGGGCCCTTTCCAACGAGATCGAGCTTGATCGTACGCGTGCCGTCATCCATACCAAGCCAATCGAACCTTGCAATTTCCGTCGGCCGATCCACACGCATAAGACTGCCGACCATTTCGAAGTTGCTGTTAACGCGCCGCAGGGACAGCTCGCTCCATTCACCTGTCGCTTTGCCAAAGCGGCGGAGTTCGCGTCCGTCTATGTTGACCGAATAGATCGGCGCCTCGCCTCTGTCTTCGGAGACAAAGAAAATTTCTTTTGAAGTGTCTGACCAAACGAATTCATCAATCCACATGTCCAGGTTGGCAGCCTTGCCACCGCCGGTCTCCGAATAGTCGAAGCGAACGTGATCAAGCGGCCCGAGGTTGCCGGTAGCGCGATCCATCAGTGCGAGTTTGAATTGGTCCGACTCATACCCATTCCTCGCTTGTGACCGCCAGGCAAGGTATTTGCCGTCGGGCGAGTACTGCGGGCCGTCGTCGCTGCCGGGTGAGGTGGAGACCTTGACGGCCTTTGCGTTGGGGTCGTCGAGCTTGAGGGTGAAGATGTCGTTGTTGGTGGACTCGCCGGGTTGCGGGAAGACGCCGGGCTTCGCGAAGCCGACCTCGAGGTTGGTGACGTAGGCGATCTCGTGCGAGTCGGGAGCCCAGGCGTAGCCTAGCGGGCCGCCGAGGGAGAACGTTGGGGTTTCGGCGTCGCCGACGGCGGAGCGCGGCGTGAGGTCGCGGAGGTTGTGGCCGTCGGCGTCGACGACGGCGATGTGGCTGCGACGTTTGCCGGTGAAGTGGTCCCAGTGGCGATAGAGGAGTGAGTCCCAGATCTGCGCTTTGACGGGCGAGGCGTCGGCGGCCTTCTGCTTGTCGGCGTCGCAGGCGTCCTCTTTCTGCCAGTCACCGAGGTCGGAACACTCGGGGTAGACGGAGACAGTAAAGAGGAGGCGTTTGGAATCGGGCGACCAGATCGCGCCGTCAGCTCCTCCATTAACATTCGTCACCTGTGTGGGCGAGCCGACCGTGCCCGCGGCTTCGTCCCAGGGCATGGTGTAGATCTGGTCCTTCATCGTCAGCGCGATGGAGTGGCCGTCGGGGGCGAAGCGGCCGTTGGATTCGCCGTCGCCAAACGTGACCTGGTGTTCTTTGGCACTGCCGTCGAGCGGCACGGCCCACAGATGATTCGTCTTCGTGTTCTTCTCGAGCGAGACGTCGGTGACCGAAAAGAGGACCCATTTGCCGGAGGGCGAGATTTGCGGGTCGGAGACGCGCTTCATGGCCATGAGGTCGGCGAAGGTCATGGGGCGCTTTTGCTGGGTGGGCCGTTGCGCGGCAATGGGGAGGGCGAGGGCGGCGAGCAGGACGGAGGTGGCGAGGCGCATCGGGGGTAAGTGTAAGGCAATCCCAACATTTGTGGCGGGCGAGCGAAAAGCAAATACAGAGGTCCTTCGCCTACGGCTCAGGATGACGGCGATTTGAGGTCAGCGGTATGGCCGGAACTGCGGCGCTTGCAGAACCTTTTTGGTCGGCCTACCGTCTAGTTCAGTAGGGATTTCAGGACATGGTTCGCAGATTGCTCGCTCTCGCTCTTGCTGTTGGTGTCTCCTCCATTGCTGCGCCCGGCTTCGCGCAGTCGAACGCAACCCAGGGATTTGGGCCGCTGGACTCGTCGCAGCCGACCGGAATCACGATTGAACAGATTGTCCAGAAGATGGGTCAGCAGGAGGCGGCGTACGAGCAGGCGCGGAACCAGTACGAGTTTCGTCAGACGGTGAAGATCCAGACGATCAACGACGACACCGGGCGGCCGGACGGCGAGTATCAGCAGGTCACGGACATCACCTTCGATCCGACGGGCAAACGGATGGAGCACGTCGTCTTCGCTCCGCAGAACACGATTGAGCGCGTGATCCTGACCGAGAACGACATGAAGGATATTGCGGAGCGCATTCCGTTCATCCTGACGACGGCGCAGCTTCCCGACTACAACCTGACCTACCTGGGCAAACAGCACGTGGATGAGCTGAATACGTACGTGTTCGACTGCGCGCCGAAGGTGCTGGTGAAAGGACATCGCTACTTCCAGGGAAAGATCTGGGTGGACCAGCAGGACAATGAGATTGTCCTGGTGAACGGGCTGAACGTTCCGCAGGACACGCGCAAGGGACACGAAGACCTGAGCCCGCCGTTCACGACCTACTACGAGCAGATCGACGGCGTGTACTGGTTCCCGGTGTACACCAAGGCGGAGGGCATTCTGCACTTTGCGGCGCAGAACGGTGCGCTCAGCCAGGATGATCACATTCGCGCGACGGTGCACTTTACGAACTACAAGAAGTTCAACTTCCACACGAACATCAAGATCACGTACGGCAATGACACGATCGCTCCAGGCGCGAAGCAGCCGGCCGGCGGTGAGCAGCCTGCGCAGGATTCGCAGCAGCCGAAGTAGCGGCTAGTCGCTCAGCACATCCTCGTTGTAGTTGATGAGCAGCTTCTTGCCGGGCGAAGGCAGCTTGCCGAGCTTCACTGTCTGGTCAAAGGCGGTCACGCCGCGCATCCTGACCGTGGCGAGACGGATGGTGTTGCCGTTGGCCATCTGCATATATATCGGCACGAGCATGAGGAAGTTATCGGAGACACCGCTCTGC
This is a stretch of genomic DNA from Acidobacteriaceae bacterium. It encodes these proteins:
- a CDS encoding S9 family peptidase, encoding MRLATSVLLAALALPIAAQRPTQQKRPMTFADLMAMKRVSDPQISPSGKWVLFSVTDVSLEKNTKTNHLWAVPLDGSAKEHQVTFGDGESNGRFAPDGHSIALTMKDQIYTMPWDEAAGTVGSPTQVTNVNGGADGAIWSPDSKRLLFTVSVYPECSDLGDWQKEDACDADKQKAADASPVKAQIWDSLLYRHWDHFTGKRRSHIAVVDADGHNLRDLTPRSAVGDAETPTFSLGGPLGYAWAPDSHEIAYVTNLEVGFAKPGVFPQPGESTNNDIFTLKLDDPNAKAVKVSTSPGSDDGPQYSPDGKYLAWRSQARNGYESDQFKLALMDRATGNLGPLDHVRFDYSETGGGKAANLDMWIDEFVWSDTSKEIFFVSEDRGEAPIYSVNIDGRELRRFGKATGEWSELSLRRVNSNFEMVGSLMRVDRPTEIARFDWLGMDDGTRTIKLDLVGKGPSRDVTQPSFEPKLLTHLNQDVESQISLAPLESFWFAGANGTKVQGFLVKPPNFDPSKKYPVKFLMHGGPQTAWGDAWSYRWNWELFAANGYVVIGINRRGSTGYGQKFVEEVSGDWGGRAYVDLMKGLDFAEAKYPFIDKNRECALGASYGGYMADWVLTHTNRFKCIVTHDGMSDATAAFGDTEELWFNEWEFRPLASNASDAVVEQNRPSHPWDFYGKPDSENPFIKWSPMRYIKDAHTPTLIIHSQRDYRLDVSQGMELFTALQLLGVPSKMLYFPDEGHWVLKPQNSQLWYQTVDDWCDQWLGMNKYAGAGPEKNPAAAKP